A stretch of DNA from Gottschalkia acidurici 9a:
CCATACGGAATAATTTTTGTTACGGGCCCCACGGGCAGTGGTAAGACAAATACACTATATGCTTCTATAAACTTTTTGCGAAGTGATGAGGTAAATATTACTACAGTAGAAGACCCTATAGAACTAGACATTAGTGGAATAAATCAAACACAGGTATCTAGGGGAAATAGCTTTGACTTTAGCAAAGCATTAAAGGCTATGTTAAGACAAGACCCTAATATTATAATGGTAGGAGAAGTTAGAGATGGACAAACAGCTGGACTTGCACTAGAAGCAGCTCTAACAGGACACCTTGTGTTGTCTACACTACATACAAATGATGCTACAAGTGTTTTTGGAAGACTTATAGACATGGGGTGTGAAACTTTTTTAGTAACATCATCTATAAGAGCAGTTTTAGCACAACGTTTAGTAAGGGTATTATGTCCAGGGTGTAAAGAAGCATACACACCAGATAATGCTGAACTTATGTTATTAGGTATAGATAAAGAGAAGGATACCGTCTTTTATAGAGAAAGAGGTTGTAATAGCTGTAACAATAGTGGATATAGAGGGAGAACGGGTATATTTGAGTTATTTATTTTAAATCCTGAAATTCAAAGTAATGTTAATAAAACTTTAGACATGTCTATGATAAGAAATATGGCAATACAAAATGGTATGAAAACTCTTCGTGAAGATGGCATCAGAAAATTAAAGGAAGGAATTACTTCTACTACAGAAATTTTAAAGGCAACTTCAGAATGGTAGGTGTAGGGTTTGCAGAAATTTAAATATAGAGCATTAGATAAAAATTACAAAACAGTCTCAGGAGTAGTCATGGCAGATGAGATGTCTGCAGCAGCTACATGTTTGAAGGAACGTGGACTAACTATAATGGATTTAAGTGAAGATAAAGAGTTAGAAGTCAAGCCAAACGTAAATAAGGATTTAGAAAAGCAAGATGGGTTAGGTGGCTTTGGATTTATAAAAAAAACAGATATATTGATGGTAATTAAACAATTAGCATCCTTGATATCATCAGGAATATCTGTTGTACCAGCTATCGGAATCATTGAGTCACAGATAAAGAAGAAGAAGTTAAAGAACATACTCAGAAAAATAAAGACTGACGTGGAAAGTGGAAGGACACTTAGTGATTCACTATCGAAGTTCCCAAAGTATTTTGATGAAATGACAACCAGTATTATCAAAACTGGAGAAGAAACAGGATTATTAGATGATTCCCTGATGCAGGTCAGTATATTTATGGAAAAGGGATCACAACTAAAAAAAAGAATTATCCTAAGCCTTATATATCCTAGCATTGTTCTTATTGTTTCCATTGGTGTAATATTCTTCTTAGCCCTTGCTGTAATACCCAAGATTATTCCGTTGATTACTATGTCTGGTGGTAGTATTCCTTGGAATACCCAGTTGCTGATAGATATTGCAGAGTTTGTAAGGGATAATATAAAAGGTATAGCAATAGTATCTATAATTATTGTACTTATTGTTATAGGACTTGTAGTTAGCAAATTGGGAAAATATCATATAGATAAATATAAGACCTATATTCCTTTAATAGGAACAATATTTAAATATTCAGCGATTATTACTTTTTCTAGAACATTATCTATACTGTTAAATAGCGGTGTGTCCATTGTACAAGCTCTAAAAAGTACAAGTGACACAATCACGAATTTAGCCATAAGGGAATCTATTAACAATATGGCTGACAGTGTAATAAAAGGCGAAAATTTATCAGATTCAATGAAGAGGGAACAAGCATTTTTTCCAATCATGGTAGAGAGTATGATAAGAGTAGGAGAAGAAACAGGGAGGTTGGATAACTCTCTTAAAACATTGACAGATATGTTTGAAGAAATGTTAGATGATAGAATAAAGACAATGAATTCACTAATAGAGCCTTTATTACTATTTTTTATAGCAACAGTAGTTGGATTTGTAGCTGTTGGACTAATAGCAGGAATAATGTCTAGTTATAATGCTTAAAAGACAAATAAATAAAAAACTAATAGTCATCCTGAATTAAATAAATATTACTATATAATTCAAGATGACATTTATTTTTTTGTAGCTTATTAAGCATACGGTATAATCAAAAGAAAGTTGTGTTGGCTTGGTGAAACTATT
This window harbors:
- a CDS encoding type II secretion system F family protein; this encodes MQKFKYRALDKNYKTVSGVVMADEMSAAATCLKERGLTIMDLSEDKELEVKPNVNKDLEKQDGLGGFGFIKKTDILMVIKQLASLISSGISVVPAIGIIESQIKKKKLKNILRKIKTDVESGRTLSDSLSKFPKYFDEMTTSIIKTGEETGLLDDSLMQVSIFMEKGSQLKKRIILSLIYPSIVLIVSIGVIFFLALAVIPKIIPLITMSGGSIPWNTQLLIDIAEFVRDNIKGIAIVSIIIVLIVIGLVVSKLGKYHIDKYKTYIPLIGTIFKYSAIITFSRTLSILLNSGVSIVQALKSTSDTITNLAIRESINNMADSVIKGENLSDSMKREQAFFPIMVESMIRVGEETGRLDNSLKTLTDMFEEMLDDRIKTMNSLIEPLLLFFIATVVGFVAVGLIAGIMSSYNA